From the genome of Schaalia dentiphila ATCC 17982, one region includes:
- a CDS encoding anaerobic glycerol-3-phosphate dehydrogenase subunit C, with amino-acid sequence MTLEMSTLMGPGVEEEDVFALTGDAALRASLDSCVKCTICETQCPVMRVTDLFAGPKYSGPQAERFRKDGQMVDKSIDYCSSCGTCSLVCPQGVKVTEIIHHRRTAMKEAHGIPLRDRLIGRTSLIGTMMTPVAPIANWALDVKPIRLAMEAVIGVHRSAPMPRAYGRTFESWFKKHKPLANSGTRGQVIFFHGCAGQYFEVETSIHSVMVLEHLGYEVLVPKHGCCGLALQSNGLYDDARKYVSKLTNDLRSVNRDAPIISASGSCGGMLRHEAHEILEMDTPELRDVGSRTWDISEFLLYLYDKGELDTNFQRIDVTIPYHAPCQVKSQGLGKPAIELMSLIPGVTVKDSEQPCCGIAGTYGMKKEKYAIAQAVGAPVFDFIKQVNAELAACDTETCRWQLRTATGANVVHPIWLIHKAYGLPNG; translated from the coding sequence ATGACCCTGGAAATGTCAACGCTGATGGGACCGGGCGTGGAGGAAGAAGACGTCTTCGCCCTCACCGGTGACGCTGCGCTGCGCGCCAGCCTCGACTCGTGCGTCAAGTGCACGATCTGCGAGACCCAGTGCCCGGTTATGCGCGTCACCGACCTGTTCGCCGGCCCCAAGTACTCCGGCCCGCAGGCCGAGCGCTTCCGCAAGGACGGGCAGATGGTGGACAAGTCCATCGACTACTGTTCCTCGTGCGGCACCTGCTCGCTCGTGTGCCCCCAGGGCGTGAAGGTCACCGAGATCATCCACCACCGCCGTACCGCCATGAAGGAAGCGCACGGCATTCCGCTGCGCGACCGCCTCATCGGCCGTACCTCCCTGATCGGCACCATGATGACCCCGGTTGCCCCCATCGCGAACTGGGCGCTCGACGTCAAGCCGATTCGCCTGGCCATGGAGGCCGTCATCGGCGTGCACCGCTCGGCCCCCATGCCGCGCGCGTATGGTCGCACCTTCGAGTCCTGGTTCAAGAAGCACAAGCCGCTGGCGAACTCCGGCACGCGCGGCCAGGTGATCTTCTTCCACGGATGCGCCGGCCAGTACTTCGAGGTCGAGACTTCGATTCACTCGGTCATGGTGCTCGAGCACCTGGGTTACGAGGTCCTGGTTCCCAAGCACGGCTGCTGCGGCCTGGCCCTGCAGTCCAACGGCCTGTACGACGATGCGCGCAAGTACGTCTCTAAGCTGACCAACGACCTGCGCAGCGTCAACCGCGATGCCCCGATCATCTCCGCGTCGGGCTCGTGCGGCGGCATGCTGCGCCACGAGGCCCATGAGATCCTCGAGATGGACACCCCGGAGCTGAGGGATGTGGGTTCCCGCACGTGGGATATCAGCGAGTTCTTGCTGTACCTGTACGACAAGGGCGAACTGGACACGAACTTCCAGCGCATCGACGTCACCATCCCGTACCACGCTCCGTGTCAGGTGAAGTCCCAGGGTCTGGGCAAGCCTGCGATCGAGCTCATGAGCCTGATCCCCGGCGTCACCGTCAAGGATTCCGAGCAGCCCTGCTGCGGTATCGCGGGCACGTACGGCATGAAGAAGGAGAAGTACGCGATCGCCCAGGCCGTGGGCGCCCCCGTCTTCGACTTCATCAAGCAGGTCAACGCCGAGCTGGCCGCCTGTGACACGGAGACGTGCCGCTGGCAGCTGCGCACAGCCACCGGCGCGAACGTCGTCCACCCGATCTGGCTGATCCACAAGGCATACGGCCTGCCCAACGGCTGA
- the glpB gene encoding glycerol-3-phosphate dehydrogenase subunit GlpB, which translates to MRDVVVIGAGLAGLAAAIKAADAGLSVTLVTKGVGGIQLGTGTVDILGYRPEPVEAPLEALEGHVASRPTHPYSHVTPDFVGASVAWLRDLVGADALIGDETRNARIPTGVGALRPTCLIPPSMEAGIPQAGARYAIVGLTRFKDFYPGLVAENLTRQNGPDGAPINARALSVDYVVREGEVDSTGTNHARSLDHEENRARLADQIRPLLQDGEIVGLPAVLGLDDPNAWRDLADKLGHPVFEIPIQPPSVPGMRLNALLTRIASDKCRVILGSPIKAVHTADGRVSAVEYASAGRSTIVETRSLILAAGGFESGALDMDSYGTVRETICGLPVMGASGQLLHADFWGEDQPLFLAGLAVDDNMRVLNEEGAPVCPNLYAAGGNLAGATRWREKSGEGIALASALAAVDSIVEDLK; encoded by the coding sequence ATGAGGGACGTCGTCGTTATCGGCGCTGGCCTGGCAGGCCTGGCCGCAGCAATCAAAGCAGCCGACGCGGGACTGAGCGTCACCCTCGTAACTAAGGGCGTGGGTGGCATCCAGCTCGGCACGGGCACGGTCGACATCCTCGGCTACCGCCCCGAGCCGGTCGAGGCACCCCTGGAGGCTCTGGAAGGCCACGTAGCCTCCCGCCCGACCCACCCCTACAGCCACGTCACCCCCGACTTCGTCGGCGCATCCGTCGCATGGCTGCGTGACCTCGTCGGCGCGGACGCCCTCATCGGCGATGAGACCCGCAACGCGCGCATCCCCACCGGCGTTGGCGCGCTGCGCCCGACCTGCCTGATCCCGCCCTCGATGGAGGCCGGCATTCCCCAGGCGGGCGCCCGCTACGCCATCGTTGGACTGACGCGCTTCAAGGACTTCTACCCCGGCCTCGTTGCCGAGAACCTGACACGCCAGAACGGCCCCGACGGCGCCCCCATCAATGCCCGTGCCCTCAGTGTTGACTACGTCGTGCGCGAGGGTGAGGTCGACTCGACCGGCACCAACCACGCGCGCAGCCTCGACCACGAGGAGAACCGTGCGCGCCTGGCAGACCAGATCCGCCCCCTCCTCCAGGATGGCGAGATCGTCGGCCTGCCCGCCGTCCTCGGCCTCGACGACCCGAATGCCTGGCGCGACCTCGCAGACAAGCTCGGCCACCCCGTTTTCGAGATCCCGATCCAGCCCCCGTCGGTGCCCGGCATGCGCCTGAACGCCCTGCTGACCCGCATCGCCTCCGACAAGTGCCGCGTCATCCTCGGATCCCCAATCAAGGCCGTGCACACGGCAGATGGACGCGTAAGCGCCGTCGAATACGCCAGCGCGGGACGCTCCACGATCGTGGAAACCCGATCCCTCATCTTGGCCGCTGGCGGCTTCGAATCCGGCGCCCTCGACATGGACTCCTACGGCACCGTGCGAGAGACCATCTGCGGGCTGCCCGTCATGGGCGCCTCCGGACAGCTCCTGCACGCCGACTTCTGGGGCGAGGACCAGCCCCTCTTCCTGGCCGGCCTCGCCGTCGACGACAACATGCGCGTCCTGAACGAGGAAGGTGCGCCCGTGTGCCCGAACCTGTACGCGGCCGGAGGCAACCTGGCCGGCGCCACCCGCTGGCGCGAAAAGAGCGGCGAAGGAATCGCGCTGGCCAGCGCGCTCGCGGCCGTCGACTCGATCGTGGAGGACCTGAAATGA
- a CDS encoding SDR family oxidoreductase, which produces MNTSRRVVVTGASTGIGQATARLLAQRGWRVVAVARRRERLEALAADIGCEYWAADLTDEAQVEEMAAHILEGGPVDAVVNNAGGAIGVDRVAEGDPARWSAMFERNVLTALHCSRAFLPGMRERGGDLVFLTSTAAHDTYPGGGGYVAAKHAERIIANTLRQELVGEPVRIIEIAPGMVRTEEFSLNRLGSQEAADRVYEGVAAPLVAEDVAEAIVWTLERPSHVNIDSMIVRPVAQATNTLVVRNTAVE; this is translated from the coding sequence ATGAACACTTCTCGCCGCGTCGTCGTCACTGGAGCCTCCACCGGAATCGGGCAGGCCACCGCCCGCCTGTTGGCGCAGAGGGGGTGGAGGGTTGTCGCCGTGGCCCGGCGCCGCGAGCGCCTGGAGGCCCTCGCCGCTGACATTGGCTGCGAATACTGGGCGGCTGACCTCACCGACGAAGCGCAGGTGGAGGAGATGGCCGCACACATCCTGGAGGGTGGCCCCGTGGATGCGGTCGTCAACAACGCTGGAGGAGCCATCGGCGTGGACCGGGTCGCGGAGGGAGATCCGGCCAGGTGGAGCGCAATGTTTGAGCGCAACGTGCTCACCGCCCTGCACTGCTCGCGCGCCTTCCTGCCGGGGATGCGCGAGCGCGGGGGAGATCTCGTATTCCTGACCTCGACCGCCGCCCACGACACCTACCCGGGAGGCGGCGGCTACGTGGCCGCCAAGCACGCCGAGCGCATTATTGCGAACACGCTACGCCAGGAGCTGGTGGGCGAGCCCGTGCGCATCATCGAGATCGCGCCGGGCATGGTGCGCACCGAGGAGTTTTCCCTCAACCGCCTCGGCTCCCAGGAGGCCGCCGACCGCGTCTACGAGGGCGTTGCCGCCCCTCTCGTCGCCGAGGACGTCGCCGAGGCGATCGTGTGGACCCTAGAGCGTCCCTCCCACGTCAACATCGACTCGATGATCGTGCGCCCGGTGGCTCAGGCGACGAATACCCTCGTGGTCAGGAATACCGCCGTAGAGTAG
- a CDS encoding M13 family metallopeptidase, whose protein sequence is MTNTLLARVLDTANIDSTVRPQDDFYRHVNGTWLGTHTIPADRPMDGAFHTLRDASEKYARAIAQDAADGTLDDPDAHRIATLWTQFLNEDTIEEAGAAPLRPDLDAINACTTHEELAREMGRLMREGIGGLIGAYVGTDPHDSSRYMVSLVQSGIGLPDEAYYREDDYAPIREAYVAHTARLLSLAGMADPEGAAARIMDLETAIASHHRDSVSNRDPLLSDNPTPWEEIATLAPGFDWDAWAEGARMPVAGLVMNVDQPDFLSAAAALWADTDLSVLKEWLSASVIDCHASLLSSDFVNENFDFHGRTLSGTEELRPRWKRALGLIEAYLGEAMGRAWVARHFPPDAKEAMDALVRRLLDAYGESIRGLDWMSEDTKVKALDKLATFNPKIGYPVKWRDYSTLHLDPEATIVENVRAANAHATDREWAKLGRPVDRDEWYMTPQTVNAYYNPTQNEIVFPAAILQPPFFDTEADDAVNFGAIGAVIGHEIGHGFDDQGSRYDGAGNLSNWWTDEDRAAFEERTHALIEQYDALTPAILLEQGEESEEGDERTLPHVNGALTIGENIGDLGGLTIAWKAWAASLAEQGLTPQSAPVIDGITGPQRFFYSWARAWRTATRPQFARQMLAIDPHSPAEFRCNQVLRNLDTFVEAFNVTPGDAMWLEPSQRVTIW, encoded by the coding sequence ATGACGAACACACTGCTCGCCCGAGTCCTCGACACCGCGAACATCGATTCGACGGTGCGCCCGCAGGACGATTTCTATCGCCACGTCAACGGCACGTGGCTGGGGACCCACACGATCCCCGCGGACCGCCCCATGGACGGGGCGTTCCACACGCTGCGCGACGCATCCGAGAAGTACGCGCGCGCAATCGCCCAGGACGCAGCCGATGGCACACTGGACGATCCGGATGCGCACCGCATCGCCACATTGTGGACTCAATTCCTCAACGAGGACACCATCGAAGAAGCCGGTGCCGCTCCCCTACGCCCCGACCTCGACGCAATCAACGCCTGCACCACCCACGAGGAGCTCGCCCGCGAGATGGGCCGCCTCATGCGCGAGGGCATCGGAGGCCTCATCGGCGCATACGTGGGCACTGACCCGCACGACTCTTCGCGCTACATGGTCTCCCTCGTCCAGTCCGGCATCGGCCTGCCCGACGAGGCCTACTACCGCGAGGACGACTACGCGCCGATCCGCGAGGCCTACGTCGCGCACACCGCCCGCCTCCTTAGCCTCGCCGGTATGGCAGACCCGGAGGGTGCGGCCGCGCGCATCATGGACCTGGAAACCGCGATCGCCTCCCACCACCGCGATTCCGTAAGCAACCGCGACCCGCTGCTCTCCGACAACCCGACCCCCTGGGAGGAGATTGCCACCCTGGCTCCAGGCTTCGACTGGGACGCGTGGGCGGAGGGCGCGCGCATGCCCGTCGCCGGCCTCGTCATGAACGTCGACCAGCCCGACTTCCTGTCGGCTGCCGCCGCCCTGTGGGCCGACACCGACCTGTCCGTGCTCAAGGAATGGCTGAGTGCCTCGGTGATCGACTGCCACGCGTCGCTCCTGTCGAGCGATTTCGTCAACGAGAACTTCGACTTCCACGGCCGTACCCTGTCCGGCACGGAGGAGCTTCGTCCGCGCTGGAAGCGCGCCCTCGGACTTATCGAGGCCTACCTGGGCGAGGCCATGGGCCGCGCGTGGGTCGCCCGCCACTTCCCGCCCGACGCCAAGGAAGCGATGGACGCCCTGGTGCGCCGCCTCCTCGACGCCTACGGCGAGTCGATCCGAGGCCTCGACTGGATGAGCGAGGACACCAAGGTGAAAGCGCTGGACAAGCTCGCGACCTTCAATCCCAAGATCGGCTACCCCGTCAAGTGGCGCGACTACTCGACGCTGCACCTGGACCCGGAGGCGACGATCGTCGAGAACGTGCGCGCCGCTAACGCTCACGCCACCGACCGCGAATGGGCCAAGCTTGGCCGCCCGGTGGACCGCGACGAGTGGTACATGACCCCCCAGACCGTCAACGCCTACTACAACCCCACGCAGAACGAGATCGTCTTCCCAGCCGCGATCCTTCAGCCTCCGTTCTTCGACACCGAAGCCGACGACGCGGTGAACTTCGGCGCGATTGGCGCGGTCATCGGCCACGAGATCGGACACGGCTTCGACGACCAGGGCTCGCGCTACGACGGGGCGGGCAACCTGTCGAACTGGTGGACGGATGAGGACCGCGCCGCCTTCGAAGAGCGCACGCACGCCCTCATTGAGCAGTATGACGCGCTCACACCGGCCATCCTCCTCGAGCAGGGCGAGGAATCGGAGGAAGGCGACGAACGCACGCTCCCCCACGTCAACGGCGCGCTCACGATCGGCGAAAACATCGGCGACCTCGGCGGACTGACCATCGCGTGGAAGGCATGGGCGGCCTCGCTCGCCGAGCAGGGGCTGACCCCGCAGTCCGCTCCCGTCATCGACGGCATCACCGGACCGCAGCGCTTCTTCTACTCGTGGGCACGCGCCTGGCGCACGGCCACGCGTCCCCAGTTCGCGCGCCAGATGCTGGCGATCGACCCCCACTCGCCCGCTGAGTTCCGCTGCAACCAGGTACTGCGCAACCTTGACACTTTCGTCGAGGCCTTCAACGTGACGCCCGGCGACGCGATGTGGCTGGAACCCTCCCAGCGCGTCACCATCTGGTAA
- the pepN gene encoding aminopeptidase N: MPGLNLTREEATERASVISSVTRYEISLDLTRGDTDFGSFTRIEFDAREGASTFADLVSNNVHSITLNGDTLDPFSVHQDNRIALENLAEHNVLEVEASCQYMHTGEGLHRFVDPADGQAYTYSQFEVPDARRVYTTFEQPDLKSTFTLTVKAPKGWKVFSNAPTPTPEEEGEAWIYHFATTEVMSTYITAIVAGPYEGTTATLTSSDGRTIDLGVYARASIVEHLDADEIIEITRQGFEFFEGAYGIAYPFTKYDQIFVPEYNAGAMENAGCVTFRDAYVFRTRPTEAQMEARANTILHELAHMWFGDLVTMKWWNDLWLNESFAEFMSHLALAEATKYTEGWTGFMVRKDWGLKQDQLPTTHPITAEIRDLADVEVNFDGITYAKGASVLRQLVSYVGRDAFFAGLHEYLTKHSYANATLDDLLSELAAASGRDLASWSKVWLEEAGVTLLRPVVTTSEDGTIERLEITQEAFSEGASLRPHRMGVAGYSLTEEGTLAQVFREELDIDGASTVIEAAAGIARPDFILVNDGDLGYAKVRLDEESLAFAITNITKFTDSLTRGVVMASAWDMTRDGEMPARDYLNLALRAVPVEDNMSLLTLTLRHIDEAVRTFVAPNYRAEAAEDTGRRLLLLARTAASGSDAQRMLVAAAARNATSPEQFEAIRALYDGTQTLDGLDLDVDLKWDLLIALVRGNAATEEDIAALEATDDTMTGHQNAAAARAAREGEWIKADVWDKVLTDTSIPNDTRWAMISGFWAQARTNPSAYASYVGDYFEALAGIWETFTFHTAEDLTTLLFPNALAGYAPEVDVVASGKAWIEAHADASAGTIRIIRELIDVCERQIANQAVDAAG; this comes from the coding sequence ATGCCAGGCCTGAACCTGACTCGCGAGGAAGCGACCGAGCGCGCCTCGGTCATTTCCTCTGTGACCCGCTATGAGATCTCCCTGGACCTCACGCGCGGAGACACCGACTTCGGTTCATTCACCCGCATCGAGTTCGACGCGCGCGAAGGCGCCTCCACGTTCGCCGACCTCGTGTCCAACAACGTCCACTCGATCACGCTGAACGGCGATACCCTGGACCCCTTCTCGGTGCACCAGGACAACCGCATCGCGCTGGAGAACCTTGCCGAACACAACGTCCTCGAGGTTGAGGCATCCTGCCAGTACATGCACACAGGAGAGGGCCTGCACCGCTTCGTTGACCCCGCCGACGGACAGGCCTACACCTACTCCCAGTTCGAGGTCCCGGACGCCCGCCGTGTCTACACGACCTTTGAGCAGCCTGACCTGAAGTCCACCTTCACCCTGACGGTCAAGGCCCCTAAGGGTTGGAAGGTCTTCTCTAACGCGCCGACCCCCACCCCCGAGGAAGAGGGCGAGGCCTGGATCTACCACTTCGCAACCACCGAGGTCATGTCGACCTACATCACCGCGATCGTCGCCGGCCCCTACGAGGGCACGACGGCCACGCTGACCTCCTCCGACGGCCGCACAATCGACCTGGGCGTCTACGCCCGCGCCTCGATCGTTGAGCACCTGGATGCCGACGAGATCATCGAGATCACCCGCCAGGGCTTCGAGTTCTTCGAGGGCGCCTACGGCATCGCCTACCCCTTCACCAAGTACGACCAGATCTTCGTGCCCGAGTACAACGCGGGCGCTATGGAGAACGCCGGCTGCGTGACCTTCCGCGACGCCTACGTGTTCCGCACCCGTCCCACCGAGGCTCAGATGGAGGCTCGCGCCAACACGATCCTGCACGAGCTCGCGCACATGTGGTTCGGCGACCTGGTCACCATGAAGTGGTGGAACGACCTGTGGCTCAACGAGTCCTTCGCCGAGTTCATGAGCCACCTGGCTCTGGCCGAGGCCACCAAGTACACCGAAGGATGGACGGGCTTCATGGTCCGCAAGGACTGGGGCCTCAAGCAGGATCAGCTGCCCACGACCCACCCGATTACAGCCGAGATCCGCGACCTCGCCGACGTCGAGGTCAATTTCGACGGCATCACCTACGCCAAGGGTGCCTCCGTGCTGCGCCAGCTCGTCTCCTACGTGGGACGCGATGCCTTCTTCGCGGGTCTGCACGAGTACCTGACGAAGCACTCCTACGCCAACGCCACGCTGGACGACCTGCTCTCCGAGCTGGCCGCTGCCTCGGGCCGCGACCTGGCGTCGTGGTCGAAGGTGTGGCTGGAGGAAGCCGGCGTCACCCTCCTGCGTCCGGTCGTCACGACCTCTGAGGACGGCACGATCGAGCGCCTCGAGATCACGCAGGAAGCCTTCTCCGAGGGCGCCTCGCTGCGCCCGCACCGCATGGGTGTGGCCGGCTACTCGCTGACCGAAGAGGGGACGCTGGCCCAGGTCTTCCGCGAGGAGCTCGACATTGACGGCGCGTCCACGGTGATCGAGGCTGCTGCGGGCATCGCTCGCCCGGATTTCATCCTCGTCAACGACGGAGACCTCGGCTACGCCAAGGTCCGCCTTGACGAGGAGTCCCTGGCCTTCGCGATCACCAACATCACCAAGTTCACGGATTCGCTGACCCGCGGCGTCGTCATGGCCTCCGCGTGGGATATGACGCGCGACGGCGAGATGCCGGCACGCGACTACCTGAACCTGGCCCTGCGTGCCGTTCCCGTCGAGGACAACATGAGCCTCCTGACGCTCACCCTGCGTCACATCGACGAGGCCGTGCGCACCTTCGTGGCACCGAATTACCGCGCCGAGGCCGCCGAGGACACGGGCCGTCGCCTGCTCCTCCTGGCTCGCACGGCCGCCTCCGGCTCCGACGCGCAGCGGATGCTCGTCGCCGCTGCGGCCCGCAACGCGACCAGCCCCGAGCAGTTCGAGGCCATCCGCGCCCTCTACGACGGTACCCAGACCCTGGACGGCCTGGACCTTGACGTCGACCTCAAGTGGGACCTGCTGATCGCCCTGGTGCGCGGCAATGCCGCTACCGAGGAGGACATCGCAGCCCTGGAGGCCACCGACGACACGATGACCGGCCACCAGAACGCGGCCGCTGCTCGTGCGGCTCGCGAGGGCGAGTGGATCAAGGCCGACGTGTGGGACAAGGTCCTCACCGACACCTCGATCCCCAACGACACCCGCTGGGCGATGATCTCGGGCTTCTGGGCGCAGGCGCGCACCAACCCGTCGGCATACGCCAGCTACGTGGGCGACTACTTCGAGGCCCTGGCGGGCATCTGGGAGACCTTCACCTTCCACACCGCCGAGGACCTCACGACGCTGCTCTTCCCGAACGCGCTGGCGGGCTACGCCCCCGAGGTCGACGTGGTTGCCTCCGGCAAGGCCTGGATCGAGGCTCACGCGGACGCATCCGCCGGCACGATCCGCATCATCCGTGAGCTCATCGACGTGTGTGAACGTCAGATCGCCAACCAGGCGGTGGACGCCGCGGGCTGA
- the glpA gene encoding anaerobic glycerol-3-phosphate dehydrogenase subunit GlpA — protein sequence MKTLRTDVCVIGGGSTGAGVVRDVAMRGFSAVLVDRADIAQGTSGRFHGLLHSGGRYIASDPESATECAEENEIVKRINANAVEATGGLFVVTAHDDEEYADQFLARAAAAKVPAAEISIAEALRREPRLDPRIKRAFEVQDGTVDGWQMTWGAIRSAQAYGAQVLTYHRVTSIEREGERISAVIVHDERGGEDVRIECGFVLNCGGPWAGQIAAMADCHGVDVVPGAGIMIAMNHRLSQSVINRCVWPADGDILVPDHTVCIIGTTDLKADDPDRLSIPADQVQQMLDSGEAMVPGFRKSRAVHAWAGARPLIKDSRVSATDTRHMARGMSIIDHNTRDGVYGMLTIAGGKLTTYRLMAERIVDIMCEEMGEKRACKTADEAVPPAKEERLYTIGHRLDNVESRNESPSHEQIICECEMATRAMLENVMDTLPKGQLDDVRRQMRLGMGPCQGGFCSQRAAGIAHERGDIDSMRANSLLRLFLKNRWIGLWPIMFGKQARQAALDAWIHEGTLDVEHLPAPSEEVVR from the coding sequence GTGAAGACACTTCGCACTGACGTGTGTGTCATTGGTGGAGGATCCACCGGTGCCGGCGTCGTCCGCGACGTCGCCATGCGCGGCTTCTCAGCCGTCCTCGTCGACCGGGCGGACATCGCTCAGGGAACCTCCGGTCGCTTCCACGGTCTGCTCCACTCGGGCGGCCGCTACATTGCGTCCGATCCTGAGTCGGCCACCGAGTGCGCCGAAGAAAACGAGATCGTCAAGCGCATCAACGCCAACGCTGTCGAGGCCACCGGAGGCCTCTTCGTCGTGACCGCCCACGACGATGAGGAATACGCGGATCAGTTCCTGGCCCGCGCAGCGGCTGCAAAGGTGCCCGCCGCAGAAATCTCCATCGCCGAGGCGCTGCGTCGCGAACCCCGCCTGGACCCGCGCATCAAGCGCGCCTTCGAGGTCCAGGACGGCACGGTCGATGGCTGGCAGATGACCTGGGGAGCGATTCGCTCCGCGCAGGCGTACGGGGCGCAGGTCCTGACCTACCACCGCGTCACATCCATCGAGCGCGAAGGTGAGCGCATCAGCGCCGTCATCGTCCATGACGAGCGCGGGGGTGAGGACGTGCGCATCGAGTGTGGCTTCGTCCTCAACTGCGGCGGCCCCTGGGCCGGACAGATTGCCGCCATGGCCGACTGCCACGGAGTCGACGTCGTCCCCGGCGCCGGCATCATGATCGCCATGAACCACCGGTTGAGCCAATCGGTCATCAACCGCTGCGTGTGGCCCGCCGACGGCGACATCCTCGTGCCCGACCACACCGTGTGCATCATCGGTACGACCGACCTCAAGGCTGACGACCCGGATCGCCTCTCCATCCCCGCCGACCAGGTCCAGCAGATGCTGGACTCCGGCGAGGCCATGGTCCCCGGCTTCCGCAAGTCCCGTGCCGTGCACGCCTGGGCCGGTGCGCGCCCCCTCATCAAGGACTCGCGTGTGTCGGCGACCGATACCCGCCACATGGCGCGCGGCATGAGCATTATCGACCACAACACGCGCGACGGCGTCTACGGCATGCTCACCATCGCGGGCGGCAAGCTCACTACCTACCGCCTCATGGCCGAACGCATCGTGGACATCATGTGCGAGGAGATGGGCGAGAAGCGCGCCTGTAAGACCGCCGACGAGGCCGTTCCTCCCGCCAAGGAAGAGCGCCTGTACACGATCGGCCACCGCCTCGACAACGTCGAATCGCGCAACGAATCCCCCTCCCACGAGCAGATCATCTGCGAGTGCGAGATGGCCACGCGCGCCATGCTCGAAAACGTCATGGACACCCTGCCCAAGGGGCAGCTCGATGACGTGCGTCGCCAGATGCGCCTGGGGATGGGCCCCTGCCAGGGCGGATTCTGCTCCCAGCGCGCCGCTGGCATCGCCCACGAGCGCGGAGATATCGATTCGATGCGCGCCAACTCCCTCCTGCGTCTCTTCCTGAAGAACCGCTGGATCGGCCTGTGGCCCATCATGTTCGGCAAGCAAGCCAGGCAGGCCGCACTGGACGCCTGGATTCACGAGGGCACGCTCGACGTCGAGCACCTGCCCGCACCCAGCGAGGAGGTTGTTCGATGA
- a CDS encoding sulfite exporter TauE/SafE family protein, with translation MIVEALLIGAFVGIVVGSLGAGGGILSVPILVYILGQDPHQATGLSLIIVGLTAAISLATRARSGNVAWREGALFALAGLVGTWAGSALGPLISARALMLSFCALLGAVAVFMVHSQMRPSASSSSDEAGDTKVDKGTWTLTTVFRVVALATLTGFLTGFFGVGGGFAIVPALHLALRYPMKRASATSLLVMVITAAFGLASRTLAGTLTITAEAGVMVALFTAASMGGGIVGAKLTKRVSNRVLGLVFAALLVCVTVSTLAATLA, from the coding sequence ATGATTGTTGAAGCGCTCCTCATCGGCGCATTCGTCGGCATCGTCGTCGGCTCGCTCGGCGCGGGAGGCGGCATCTTGTCGGTGCCGATCCTCGTCTACATTCTTGGGCAGGATCCCCACCAGGCAACGGGCTTGTCCCTCATCATCGTGGGGCTGACGGCCGCTATCTCGCTGGCGACGCGCGCTCGCAGCGGGAACGTCGCATGGCGCGAGGGCGCTCTCTTCGCCCTGGCTGGCCTCGTGGGCACGTGGGCAGGCTCGGCGCTCGGCCCGCTCATTTCGGCGCGTGCCCTCATGCTCTCCTTCTGCGCTCTCCTGGGAGCGGTCGCGGTCTTCATGGTGCACTCCCAGATGCGCCCATCTGCCTCGTCCTCTTCTGACGAGGCCGGGGATACCAAGGTCGACAAGGGCACCTGGACGCTCACGACCGTGTTCCGCGTCGTCGCCCTGGCGACGCTGACGGGTTTCCTCACGGGATTCTTCGGCGTCGGCGGCGGGTTCGCGATCGTGCCCGCGCTGCACCTGGCGCTACGGTACCCGATGAAGCGGGCCTCCGCGACGTCCCTGCTGGTCATGGTCATCACCGCCGCCTTCGGGCTGGCCTCGCGCACTCTCGCGGGCACGCTGACGATCACCGCCGAGGCCGGGGTCATGGTCGCGCTGTTCACCGCGGCGTCGATGGGAGGCGGCATCGTGGGAGCCAAGCTCACCAAGAGAGTCTCGAATCGGGTGCTCGGCCTGGTCTTTGCGGCGCTCCTCGTGTGCGTGACAGTCTCGACCCTGGCGGCCACACTCGCATGA